A genomic region of Streptomyces diastaticus subsp. diastaticus contains the following coding sequences:
- a CDS encoding MFS transporter — MSTTADQARSKTARRAGIGAFIGSTIEWFDFYIYGTAAALVFDKVFFPELEGALGTLVAFATFWVGFLARPLGGIVFGHFGDKLGRKTTLVITLLLMGVSTTAIGLLPSYASIGVAAPILLVCIRMIQGIGLGGEWGGSVLIASEHAPKGKSILYGAFAQQGSPVGNTLSTLSFLAISQLPDDAFVAWGWRVPFLASALLVVVGLFVRLKVTESPAMARVIEKRETAKVPLSEVLRSHPMLIVLGIGACTIGLSATYFKSTFALSWATTELSFDRSSFLTIILVANITQIIAQPFGAVLATRMRSWSRAVTFMLVPELVLMPLMFVLISTESYGLAMLGVAVATIPHCLYYAALAGMLASRFPAHLRYTGISLCYQLCGTLLGGTTPIVGQFLLNQTGSITAVIAYAVFQVALTLGCMLLLLKRRNYEKDDEVARAAAPAVATA, encoded by the coding sequence ATGAGCACCACCGCCGACCAGGCGCGGAGCAAAACCGCCCGCCGCGCGGGAATCGGAGCCTTCATCGGCTCCACCATCGAGTGGTTCGACTTCTACATCTACGGAACCGCCGCCGCTCTCGTCTTCGACAAGGTGTTCTTCCCCGAACTCGAAGGCGCCCTCGGCACTCTCGTCGCCTTCGCCACCTTCTGGGTCGGCTTCCTCGCGCGTCCGCTCGGCGGCATCGTCTTCGGCCACTTCGGCGACAAGCTCGGCCGCAAGACCACCCTGGTCATCACCCTGCTCCTGATGGGCGTCTCGACCACCGCGATCGGCCTGCTGCCCAGCTACGCCAGCATCGGCGTCGCCGCGCCCATCCTGCTGGTCTGCATCCGCATGATCCAGGGCATAGGCCTCGGTGGCGAGTGGGGCGGCTCCGTGCTGATCGCCTCCGAGCACGCCCCCAAGGGCAAGTCGATCCTCTACGGCGCCTTCGCCCAGCAGGGCTCCCCGGTCGGCAACACCCTCTCCACCCTCAGCTTCCTCGCCATCAGCCAGCTCCCCGACGACGCCTTCGTCGCCTGGGGCTGGCGGGTGCCCTTCCTCGCCTCCGCGCTGCTGGTCGTCGTCGGCCTCTTCGTCCGGCTCAAGGTCACCGAGTCGCCCGCGATGGCCCGCGTCATCGAGAAGCGCGAGACCGCCAAGGTGCCGCTCTCCGAGGTGCTGCGCAGCCATCCCATGCTGATCGTCCTCGGCATCGGCGCCTGCACCATCGGGCTCTCCGCCACCTACTTCAAGTCGACCTTCGCCCTCTCCTGGGCCACCACCGAGCTGAGCTTCGACCGCAGCTCCTTCCTCACCATCATCCTGGTCGCCAACATCACCCAGATCATCGCCCAGCCCTTCGGCGCCGTCCTCGCCACCCGGATGCGCAGCTGGTCCCGGGCGGTCACCTTCATGCTGGTGCCCGAACTGGTGCTGATGCCGCTGATGTTCGTCCTCATCAGCACCGAGAGCTACGGCCTGGCCATGCTCGGCGTCGCCGTCGCCACCATCCCGCACTGCCTCTACTACGCCGCCCTCGCCGGTATGCTCGCCAGCCGCTTCCCCGCCCACCTGCGGTACACCGGCATCTCGCTCTGCTACCAGCTCTGCGGCACCCTGCTCGGCGGCACCACCCCGATCGTCGGCCAGTTCCTCCTCAACCAGACCGGCTCCATCACCGCCGTCATCGCCTACGCCGTCTTCCAGGTCGCGCTCACCCTCGGCTGCATGCTCCTGCTGCTCAAGCGCCGCAACTACGAGAAGGACGACGAGGTGGCCCGCGCCGCCGCCCCCGCCGTCGCCACGGCCTGA
- a CDS encoding MaoC family dehydratase: protein MPRTAHGIEEITALAGQDLGHSRWWEVSQETVDTFAAVSGDHQWIHTDTARAADGPYGRTIAHGYLVLSWGIPMFAELLQVSGIGMALNYGVNKVRFPAPVPVGSRVRLHARVASVDPVKRGGVRMTRAFTFAREGGDKPVCVAESLTHFYP from the coding sequence GTGCCCCGCACCGCCCACGGCATCGAGGAGATCACCGCCCTCGCCGGCCAGGACCTCGGCCACTCCCGCTGGTGGGAGGTGAGCCAGGAGACCGTCGACACCTTCGCCGCGGTCTCCGGCGACCACCAGTGGATCCACACCGACACCGCCCGCGCCGCCGACGGCCCGTACGGGCGCACCATCGCCCACGGCTACCTGGTACTGAGCTGGGGCATCCCGATGTTCGCCGAACTGCTCCAGGTCAGCGGGATCGGCATGGCGCTCAACTACGGCGTCAACAAGGTCCGCTTCCCCGCGCCCGTCCCCGTCGGCAGCCGCGTCCGCCTGCACGCCCGGGTGGCTTCGGTCGACCCCGTCAAGCGCGGCGGCGTCCGGATGACGCGCGCCTTCACCTTCGCACGCGAAGGCGGCGACAAGCCGGTCTGCGTCGCCGAGTCGCTGACGCACTTCTACCCGTGA
- a CDS encoding DUF309 domain-containing protein produces the protein MEPRDDRSGASGEERAVVRPGRARDRDAEGRARNARPRDGLGRPLPYGAPGVPRAPEGVVRTAGASVDEAQELLRAGRPFHAHEVFEDAWKSGPEEERALWRGLAQTAVGLTHAARGNTTGGARLLRRGADEVARWAAAGGPAEAAPGGLDTGGVVAWARALADRVDAEGQVADAAAVAPRLRASH, from the coding sequence ATGGAACCCAGGGATGACAGGAGCGGGGCTTCGGGCGAGGAGCGCGCGGTGGTACGGCCCGGCCGGGCGCGGGACCGGGACGCCGAGGGCAGGGCACGCAACGCCCGCCCCCGGGACGGCCTGGGCCGCCCCCTGCCGTACGGCGCGCCGGGGGTGCCGAGGGCGCCGGAGGGAGTGGTCCGGACGGCCGGCGCGTCGGTGGACGAGGCCCAGGAACTGCTGCGGGCGGGGCGGCCCTTCCACGCGCACGAGGTGTTCGAGGACGCCTGGAAGTCGGGGCCCGAGGAGGAGCGCGCCCTGTGGCGCGGGCTGGCCCAGACGGCGGTGGGACTCACCCACGCGGCCCGGGGCAACACGACCGGCGGGGCCCGGCTGCTGCGGCGCGGTGCGGACGAGGTGGCGCGGTGGGCCGCTGCCGGCGGGCCGGCCGAGGCGGCTCCGGGCGGTCTGGACACGGGCGGCGTGGTGGCGTGGGCGCGGGCCCTGGCGGACCGGGTGGACGCCGAGGGCCAGGTGGCGGACGCGGCGGCCGTGGCACCGCGGTTGCGCGCGTCGCACTGA
- a CDS encoding MDR family MFS transporter: protein MTLTDESVPQAAAPPVLDRRRRNIVFVTVTLGVLLAALDQTIVGTALPTIVSELGGASHMSWVVTSYLLAETVATVLVGKFGDLFGRKVVFQISAVVFITGSFLCGLATDMLLLITWRAVQGVGAGGLMVTAMALIADVIPLRERGKYQGAMGAVFGVSTVVGPLLGGLFTDHLTWRWAFYVNVPIAVVVVIAAARTIPAVRAAHKPRIDYLGIALVAVGASALILATAWGGNEYAWGSPVIIGLFAGGLVALALFCLAETRAREPMLPMRLFRNPVFSVCAVLSFIVGFSMLGALTFLPTYLQYVDGDSATFSGVRTLPMVVALLAASVVSGTVVGRTGRYRIFPLAGSLVMALGLFLLSRMDAGTSEWLESLYMVVLGAGIGLSMQVLTIVVQNTVDYADLGTATSGVTFFRTLGSAFGTAVFGTIYASALGPNLDEGVRSAAAAGGVDPAALAQAAQSPQGVHGLPGTARGPVVEAYAQTLHTVFLWTVPVALLGFLVALFLKEVRLRDSARHGSTDMGEGFATPGTGDSERLLEWEVANVLRSADSRTARRIVAESDTRLDAAGAWAVMQVELFTRLVGHAGLGLIAARRQMPPEVLLPVFDRMVDEGYLLRTGSLLTHTRAGAREATVITEAWARWLRTRLDEDRGVPADRDLRRAVDAITKRLLAEDLALGLTEQRGPVGSTSAKAVL, encoded by the coding sequence GTGACGCTCACCGATGAGTCCGTGCCGCAGGCCGCCGCTCCGCCGGTGCTGGACCGGCGGCGGCGCAACATCGTCTTCGTCACGGTGACGCTGGGCGTGCTGCTGGCGGCGCTGGACCAGACCATCGTGGGGACGGCGCTGCCGACGATCGTCTCGGAGCTGGGCGGGGCCTCGCACATGTCGTGGGTGGTCACCTCGTACCTGCTGGCCGAGACGGTGGCCACCGTACTGGTCGGCAAGTTCGGCGACCTGTTCGGCCGCAAGGTGGTCTTCCAGATCTCGGCGGTCGTCTTCATCACCGGCTCGTTCCTGTGCGGCCTCGCCACCGACATGCTGCTGCTGATCACCTGGCGCGCGGTGCAGGGCGTCGGCGCGGGCGGGCTGATGGTGACGGCGATGGCGCTGATCGCCGACGTCATCCCCCTGCGGGAACGCGGCAAGTACCAGGGCGCGATGGGCGCGGTCTTCGGCGTCTCCACGGTGGTCGGCCCGCTGCTCGGCGGTCTCTTCACGGACCATCTGACCTGGCGGTGGGCGTTCTACGTCAATGTCCCGATCGCCGTCGTCGTGGTGATCGCCGCCGCCCGGACGATCCCGGCGGTACGCGCGGCCCACAAGCCGAGGATCGACTACCTGGGGATCGCGCTCGTCGCGGTGGGCGCGAGCGCCCTGATCCTGGCGACGGCCTGGGGCGGTAACGAGTACGCCTGGGGCTCCCCGGTGATCATCGGTCTCTTCGCGGGCGGCCTGGTGGCACTGGCGCTCTTCTGCCTCGCGGAGACCAGGGCGCGGGAGCCGATGCTGCCGATGCGGCTCTTCCGCAACCCGGTCTTCAGCGTCTGCGCGGTGCTCAGTTTCATCGTCGGTTTCTCGATGCTGGGCGCGCTGACCTTCCTGCCGACCTATCTCCAGTACGTCGACGGGGACTCGGCGACCTTCTCGGGGGTGCGTACCCTGCCGATGGTGGTGGCGCTGCTGGCGGCGTCCGTGGTGAGCGGCACCGTGGTGGGCCGGACCGGGCGGTACCGGATCTTCCCCCTGGCGGGGTCGCTGGTGATGGCGCTCGGGCTGTTCCTGCTGTCCCGGATGGACGCGGGCACCAGCGAGTGGCTGGAGTCGCTGTACATGGTGGTGCTCGGCGCCGGCATCGGTCTGTCGATGCAGGTGCTGACGATCGTCGTGCAGAACACCGTGGACTACGCGGACCTGGGCACCGCCACCTCCGGTGTGACCTTCTTCCGGACCCTGGGGAGCGCCTTCGGCACCGCGGTCTTCGGCACCATCTACGCCTCGGCGCTCGGCCCCAACCTCGACGAGGGGGTGCGTTCGGCGGCCGCGGCGGGCGGGGTGGACCCGGCGGCGCTGGCGCAGGCGGCGCAGAGTCCGCAGGGGGTGCACGGGCTGCCCGGGACGGCGCGCGGCCCGGTGGTGGAGGCGTACGCGCAGACCCTGCACACGGTGTTCCTGTGGACGGTGCCGGTGGCGCTGCTGGGATTCCTGGTGGCGCTGTTCCTGAAGGAGGTCCGGCTGCGGGACAGCGCGCGGCACGGCTCGACCGACATGGGCGAGGGGTTCGCGACACCGGGCACGGGCGACTCCGAGCGGCTGCTGGAGTGGGAGGTGGCCAACGTGCTGCGGTCGGCGGACTCCCGTACGGCGCGGCGGATCGTGGCGGAGTCGGACACCAGGCTGGACGCTGCCGGGGCGTGGGCGGTGATGCAGGTGGAGCTGTTCACCCGGCTGGTGGGACACGCCGGGCTCGGCCTGATCGCGGCCCGCCGCCAGATGCCGCCGGAGGTGCTGCTGCCGGTCTTCGACCGGATGGTGGACGAGGGCTATCTGCTGCGCACCGGCTCCCTGCTGACCCACACCCGTGCCGGGGCACGGGAGGCCACGGTCATCACCGAGGCGTGGGCGCGCTGGCTGCGTACCCGGCTGGACGAGGACCGGGGCGTGCCGGCCGACCGGGATCTGCGCCGCGCGGTGGACGCGATCACCAAGCGGCTGCTGGCGGAGGATCTGGCGCTGGGGCTGACGGAGCAGCGGGGGCCGGTGGGGTCGACGTCGGCCAAGGCGGTGCTCTGA
- a CDS encoding SigB/SigF/SigG family RNA polymerase sigma factor, with amino-acid sequence MTITAPRRFPDEPDPGRTAEWFRRLRALPEGQEKQRLRAALLEAWLPMARRLASRYQERGEPYEDLCQVAALGLMKAIDRYDPERAGAFASFAVPTVRGEIKRHFRDNTWGLHVPRRVQELCTVVRAALNALGPRTAPRRPTVEELAAHTALSGEDVRRGLEAVHSYRPVSLEALLNPHVPFAVGDVQGAAEPGYALVEDRESVRRALAALPEREKRILYLRFFRSMTQGSIGAELGLSQMHVSRLIAQACARVRSHVESDQAAAGPERGSADVPS; translated from the coding sequence ATGACGATCACCGCACCGCGGCGCTTCCCGGACGAGCCGGACCCCGGACGTACGGCCGAGTGGTTCCGCCGGCTGCGCGCGCTGCCCGAGGGGCAGGAGAAGCAGCGGCTGCGCGCGGCGCTGCTGGAGGCGTGGCTGCCCATGGCCCGCCGGCTCGCCTCCCGCTACCAGGAGCGCGGCGAGCCCTACGAGGACCTCTGCCAGGTGGCCGCCCTCGGCCTGATGAAGGCGATCGACCGCTACGACCCCGAGCGGGCGGGGGCCTTCGCGAGCTTCGCCGTGCCCACCGTGCGCGGGGAGATCAAGCGGCACTTCCGGGACAACACCTGGGGCCTGCACGTCCCGCGCCGGGTCCAGGAGCTGTGCACCGTCGTCCGGGCCGCCCTCAACGCACTCGGGCCCCGCACCGCGCCCCGCCGTCCCACCGTCGAGGAGCTGGCCGCGCACACCGCACTGTCCGGCGAGGACGTACGCCGGGGGCTGGAGGCCGTGCACAGCTACCGGCCGGTCTCCCTGGAGGCCCTGCTCAACCCGCACGTGCCGTTCGCGGTGGGGGACGTGCAGGGGGCCGCGGAACCGGGGTACGCCCTGGTGGAGGACCGCGAGTCGGTGCGGCGCGCGCTGGCCGCGCTGCCCGAGCGGGAGAAGCGCATCCTGTACCTGCGGTTCTTCCGCTCCATGACGCAAGGCTCGATCGGGGCGGAGCTGGGGCTCTCCCAGATGCACGTCTCCCGCCTGATCGCCCAGGCGTGCGCCCGGGTCCGCAGCCACGTGGAGAGCGATCAGGCCGCCGCCGGCCCGGAGCGCGGGTCAGCCGACGTACCGTCGTGA
- a CDS encoding glycosyltransferase family 2 protein, producing the protein MTEHPVATTPGRAGPDDRVSVVVITRDRREELLRTLRLLRDLPERPPVLVVDNDSTDGTAEAVSAAFPGMTLLRAGSNLGAVGRNLAVARVRTPYVAFCDDDSWWEPGSLRAAADLLDARPRLAGVTARILVEPSGEEDPVVAELRDSPLTGPPWLPGPALGSFLAAATVLRADAFRQAGGFHPALWLGGEEELLATDLQRAGWWLSYAPALTIHHAPSRLRDSRARRIVGLRNTLWFTWLRRPLWSAVRRTAHLARTVPRDAASVTAFGRALAGLPWVLRLRDPVSAPLEARMRALEEAQRAGGSRRYVG; encoded by the coding sequence ATGACCGAGCATCCCGTGGCGACGACGCCCGGCAGGGCGGGCCCCGACGACCGGGTCAGCGTCGTCGTGATCACCCGCGACCGCCGTGAGGAGCTCCTGCGCACCCTGCGGCTGCTGCGGGACCTGCCGGAGCGGCCCCCGGTCCTCGTCGTGGACAACGACTCCACCGACGGCACCGCCGAGGCGGTGTCCGCCGCGTTCCCCGGGATGACCCTGCTGCGGGCCGGGAGCAACCTGGGCGCCGTCGGGCGCAACCTCGCGGTCGCCCGCGTCCGTACGCCGTACGTGGCCTTCTGCGACGACGACAGCTGGTGGGAGCCGGGCTCGCTGCGTGCGGCCGCCGACCTGCTGGACGCCCGCCCCCGGCTGGCCGGGGTCACCGCGCGCATCCTCGTGGAGCCCTCCGGCGAGGAGGACCCGGTCGTCGCGGAACTGCGCGACTCGCCCCTGACGGGACCACCGTGGCTGCCCGGCCCGGCGCTCGGCTCCTTCCTGGCCGCCGCCACCGTCCTGCGCGCCGACGCCTTCCGGCAGGCGGGCGGCTTCCACCCGGCGCTGTGGCTCGGCGGCGAGGAGGAACTGCTCGCCACCGACCTCCAGCGGGCGGGCTGGTGGCTGAGTTACGCGCCCGCGCTGACGATCCACCACGCCCCCTCCCGGCTCCGGGACTCCCGGGCCCGGCGGATCGTCGGCCTGCGCAACACCCTGTGGTTCACCTGGCTGCGCCGCCCGCTGTGGTCCGCGGTCCGCCGCACCGCCCATCTGGCGCGCACGGTGCCCCGGGACGCCGCCTCGGTGACCGCCTTCGGCCGGGCACTGGCCGGACTGCCCTGGGTACTGCGGCTGCGCGACCCGGTCTCCGCGCCGCTGGAGGCACGTATGCGGGCCTTGGAGGAGGCGCAGCGCGCGGGTGGGTCACGACGGTACGTCGGCTGA
- a CDS encoding ATP-binding protein, which yields MTTTPPPWPGDPLLERDLELAAADRAVDALCRARPEGGLLVYSGAAGIGKTSVLAAVRARAAERCAVRSARADPATTAVPFQTARALFAPDLAAPGGRADLLGPHRALAGPALGLNAPGSTPADPRGVQDALVEVAARAARRHRDRPLVLVLDDAHWADGESLGWLSALAPGLARLPLLLVVAHRPAEHAAEESRPHLGTLGTAARQRVTLRALTPEAATHLTGRTLGTGVPDTLGRELWTATGGNPYELVELLTHLSEHPLAPGTDQPAAVRELAATVRGPRLADRLGALGPDAARLAWAAAVLGAGVPLRLAGSLAGLSAARRAGAAADLSAARVLRPGDTVDFTHPLVAQAVYDAVPGPLRTAFHSRAAWLLTAEGTGPAAAARHLLEVHPGENSALVEQLRRAARDHLAVGAPDAARRCLERALREPPEHHLRALVHHELGRAALFTSPADTVRHLRAALELPGLDDTLRADATFRLAQALARNQQMREASLSVAFAAATTDPGPERARLRTAHFMYDAFRATEDDGPGRSRRLAELADPLTGEDNAERALLTLRAFDGMLRGENHTVVAEFCARALIDGRPAPGLGWTDTTWGFAYPCLAGVTYTWIDELDHAEQLFGEAVRACESSGWSGGHLAFAHMLTGAVLRRRGRLAEAETRLGEALRLADSIGTGLPVHRGTVCLLVDTLLARGRTAEAHRLALARGFGPPYPDAMILPDAPSVRGRLLLALGRADEAVAELEAASAAAGRGRHNPVWAPWPRDLAAALADRDPERAHALTRRLRVDAERFGTPTALGMALGCEAALAPAEAAPALHARAVAHLEESPAQDELARARIALGLAAADRDQLHRGLRLARLCGADALAEQARAALA from the coding sequence ATGACGACCACGCCGCCCCCGTGGCCCGGTGACCCGCTGCTGGAACGCGACCTGGAACTCGCGGCGGCGGACCGTGCGGTCGACGCCTTGTGCCGCGCCCGTCCCGAGGGCGGCCTGCTCGTCTACAGCGGTGCCGCGGGCATCGGCAAGACCTCCGTCCTGGCCGCCGTCCGCGCCCGGGCCGCCGAACGCTGCGCCGTCCGCTCCGCCCGCGCCGACCCCGCGACCACCGCCGTCCCCTTCCAGACCGCCCGCGCCCTGTTCGCCCCCGACCTCGCCGCACCCGGAGGCCGGGCCGACCTGCTGGGCCCCCACCGCGCCCTGGCCGGCCCCGCCCTCGGCCTCAACGCCCCGGGGTCCACCCCCGCCGACCCCCGGGGCGTCCAGGACGCCCTGGTGGAGGTGGCCGCCCGCGCCGCCCGCCGCCACCGTGACCGCCCGCTGGTCCTGGTCCTCGACGACGCCCACTGGGCCGACGGCGAGTCCCTCGGCTGGCTCTCCGCCCTCGCCCCCGGCCTGGCCCGCCTCCCGCTCCTGCTGGTCGTCGCCCACCGGCCCGCCGAGCACGCCGCCGAGGAGAGCCGCCCGCACCTCGGCACGCTGGGCACCGCCGCCCGCCAGCGCGTCACGCTGCGCGCCCTCACCCCCGAGGCCGCCACCCACCTCACCGGCCGCACCCTGGGCACCGGTGTCCCCGACACCCTCGGACGCGAACTGTGGACCGCCACCGGCGGCAACCCCTACGAACTGGTCGAACTCCTCACGCACCTGAGCGAGCACCCGCTCGCCCCCGGCACCGACCAGCCGGCCGCCGTCCGGGAACTCGCCGCCACCGTCCGCGGCCCCCGGCTCGCCGACCGCCTCGGCGCCCTGGGCCCCGACGCCGCCCGGCTCGCCTGGGCCGCCGCCGTCCTCGGCGCCGGCGTACCCCTGCGGCTCGCCGGCAGCCTCGCCGGACTCTCGGCCGCCCGACGGGCCGGCGCCGCCGCCGACCTGAGCGCCGCCCGCGTCCTGAGACCGGGCGACACCGTCGACTTCACCCATCCGCTGGTCGCCCAGGCCGTCTACGACGCCGTACCCGGCCCCCTGCGCACCGCCTTCCACAGCCGCGCCGCCTGGCTCCTGACCGCCGAGGGGACGGGCCCGGCCGCCGCCGCCCGCCACCTCCTGGAGGTCCACCCCGGCGAGAACTCCGCCCTGGTCGAGCAGTTACGCCGGGCCGCCCGCGACCACCTGGCCGTCGGCGCGCCCGACGCGGCCCGCCGCTGCCTCGAACGCGCTCTGCGCGAACCGCCCGAGCACCATCTGCGCGCCCTCGTCCACCACGAACTGGGCCGCGCCGCCCTGTTCACCTCACCCGCCGACACCGTCCGCCACCTGCGCGCCGCCCTCGAACTCCCCGGCCTCGACGACACCTTGCGCGCCGACGCCACCTTCCGCCTCGCCCAGGCGCTCGCCCGCAACCAGCAGATGCGCGAAGCCTCCCTCAGCGTCGCCTTCGCCGCGGCCACCACCGACCCCGGCCCCGAACGCGCACGCCTGCGGACCGCCCACTTCATGTACGACGCCTTCCGCGCCACCGAGGACGACGGCCCCGGCCGCTCCCGCCGCCTCGCCGAGCTGGCCGACCCCCTCACCGGCGAGGACAACGCCGAACGGGCCCTGCTCACCCTGCGGGCCTTCGACGGGATGCTGCGCGGCGAGAACCACACCGTCGTCGCCGAGTTCTGCGCCCGCGCCCTCATCGACGGCCGCCCCGCCCCGGGCCTCGGCTGGACCGACACCACCTGGGGCTTCGCATACCCGTGCCTCGCCGGCGTCACCTACACCTGGATCGACGAACTCGACCACGCCGAGCAGCTCTTCGGCGAAGCCGTGCGCGCCTGCGAGAGCTCCGGCTGGAGCGGCGGCCACCTGGCCTTCGCCCACATGCTCACCGGCGCCGTCCTGCGGCGGCGCGGCCGTCTCGCCGAGGCCGAGACGCGCCTCGGCGAGGCACTGCGGCTCGCCGACAGCATCGGCACCGGACTCCCCGTCCACCGGGGCACCGTCTGCCTGCTCGTCGACACCCTCCTGGCCCGCGGTCGCACCGCCGAGGCACACCGCCTCGCCCTGGCCCGGGGCTTCGGCCCGCCCTACCCCGACGCCATGATCCTGCCCGACGCCCCCAGCGTCCGCGGCCGCCTCCTGCTGGCCCTGGGCCGCGCCGACGAGGCCGTCGCCGAACTCGAGGCCGCCTCCGCCGCGGCCGGGCGGGGCCGCCACAACCCGGTCTGGGCCCCCTGGCCCCGCGACCTGGCCGCCGCCCTGGCCGACCGCGACCCCGAGCGCGCCCACGCCCTCACCCGCCGCCTGCGCGTCGACGCCGAACGCTTCGGCACCCCGACCGCCCTGGGCATGGCGCTCGGCTGCGAGGCCGCCCTCGCCCCGGCCGAGGCCGCCCCTGCCCTGCACGCCCGGGCCGTGGCCCACCTGGAGGAATCCCCGGCCCAGGACGAGCTGGCCCGCGCCCGGATCGCCCTCGGCCTCGCCGCGGCCGACCGCGACCAACTCCACCGCGGCCTGCGGCTGGCCCGACTGTGCGGCGCCGACGCCCTCGCCGAACAGGCCCGCGCGGCCCTCGCCTGA
- a CDS encoding glycosyltransferase family 2 protein, with protein MSAESPANRADGRTTVAVITRDRPGSALRTLDRLAGLPERPPVVVVDNGSDPETTAVLRRHPVGARVLRPPRNTGALGRNWAVRQASTPYVAFSDDDSWWEPGTLRRAADLFDGHPRLGLLAARTLVGDEAEEDPLNAVLSASPLPPAADLPGVPVLGFLGCAAVARRSAFLGAGGYHRVLFFGAEETLLAYDLSALGWGVVHEPSLVARHHPDTAPRPGRTSLVRRNELLTEWLRRPLPVALGSTRRLAADALGGDAAARGALGGALLRLPRALWHRRPLPPPVEAAVRTVRNVPPPPRPVERT; from the coding sequence GTGTCCGCTGAGTCCCCCGCGAACCGGGCCGACGGGCGGACCACCGTCGCCGTCATCACCCGGGACCGGCCCGGCAGCGCCCTGCGCACGCTGGACCGGCTGGCCGGGCTGCCCGAGCGCCCGCCGGTGGTGGTCGTCGACAACGGCTCGGATCCGGAAACCACCGCCGTCCTGCGACGCCACCCCGTCGGCGCCCGCGTCCTGCGCCCGCCCCGCAACACCGGCGCGCTCGGCCGAAACTGGGCGGTGCGCCAGGCCTCGACCCCCTATGTGGCGTTCAGCGACGACGACTCCTGGTGGGAGCCGGGGACGCTGCGCCGCGCGGCCGACCTGTTCGACGGCCACCCCCGGCTCGGGCTTCTCGCCGCCCGCACCCTGGTCGGGGACGAGGCCGAGGAGGATCCGCTCAACGCCGTCCTCTCCGCCTCCCCCCTGCCGCCCGCCGCCGACCTGCCCGGCGTTCCCGTGCTGGGTTTCCTCGGCTGCGCGGCCGTGGCCCGCCGCTCGGCCTTCCTCGGCGCCGGGGGCTACCACCGCGTCCTCTTCTTCGGCGCCGAGGAGACCCTGCTCGCCTACGACCTCTCCGCACTCGGCTGGGGCGTCGTCCACGAGCCCTCCCTCGTCGCCCGCCACCACCCGGACACCGCGCCCCGGCCCGGCCGCACCTCCCTGGTCCGGCGCAACGAACTGCTCACCGAGTGGCTGCGCAGGCCGCTGCCGGTGGCGCTCGGCAGCACCCGGCGGCTGGCGGCCGACGCGCTCGGCGGGGACGCGGCCGCCCGCGGCGCGCTCGGCGGGGCCCTGCTGCGGCTGCCCCGGGCGCTGTGGCACCGCAGGCCGCTGCCGCCGCCGGTCGAGGCGGCCGTCCGCACCGTACGGAACGTGCCGCCGCCCCCTCGCCCCGTGGAGCGGACATGA
- a CDS encoding MSMEG_6728 family protein, with protein sequence MQTFLPWPGFAASAAVLDPRRLGKQRVEALQVLRGLTVPGYGWRHHPAVRMWTGYEEALVRYGLDVCETWTASGRADTCAASLVAGFADRRTDPDVRTQEQLAADGELPPWLGDPAFHRSHRSALRAKDPAFYAPVFPDDPDDLPYVWPASDRDHPKK encoded by the coding sequence ATGCAGACGTTCCTGCCCTGGCCCGGCTTCGCCGCGTCGGCCGCGGTCCTCGATCCGCGCAGGCTGGGCAAACAGCGGGTCGAGGCGCTCCAGGTGCTGCGCGGCCTGACCGTCCCCGGCTACGGCTGGCGGCACCACCCCGCCGTGCGGATGTGGACCGGCTACGAGGAGGCGCTGGTCCGCTACGGCCTCGACGTGTGCGAGACCTGGACGGCGTCGGGCCGCGCGGACACCTGCGCGGCCTCCCTGGTCGCCGGCTTCGCGGACCGCCGGACGGACCCGGACGTACGGACCCAGGAACAGCTGGCCGCCGACGGCGAGTTGCCGCCCTGGCTCGGCGACCCGGCGTTCCACCGCAGCCACCGCTCGGCCCTGCGCGCCAAGGATCCGGCGTTCTACGCGCCCGTGTTCCCCGACGACCCCGACGACCTGCCGTACGTCTGGCCCGCCTCGGACCGGGACCACCCGAAAAAGTGA